In a single window of the Arachis hypogaea cultivar Tifrunner chromosome 6, arahy.Tifrunner.gnm2.J5K5, whole genome shotgun sequence genome:
- the LOC112805828 gene encoding uncharacterized protein, translated as MANVRPHEPLKLYIAAFINIIRSGCMLAQDDENGHERAVYYLSRVIAQTDLIKYMLSFPMLRERLGKWMLALIEFDLQYVPAKAVKCQANGQVEAANKILISMITKHIGNRPRTWHETLSQVLWAYRNSPRGSTVTSPYKLVYGNDAVLPLEINLNTLRVSDLPVDDYLNAMFDELNELDSEQILALENMIRQKESVARSYNRRIREKCFSIGELVLKFILPMEKKSRFLGKQSYTLEGPFQVIGLYLGNAYRIKDIESGNIIDSINGKYLK; from the exons ATGGCAAACGTTCGCCCACATGAGCCCTTAAAATTATACATTGCAGCATTTATAAACATAATTAGGTCTGGGTGTATGTTAGCCCAAGATGATGAGAATGGGCATGAACGAGCTgtttattaccttagtcga GTTATAGCACAAACTGATCTCATCAAGTATATGTTGAGTTTTCCGATGTTACGGGAGCGTTTAGGGAAATGGATGCTGGCTTTGATAGAATTTGATTTACAGTATGTCCCGGCCAAGGCTGTAAAATGTCAG GCTAATGGGCAAGTGGAGGCAGCAAATAAAATCCTGATAAGTATGATAACAAAGCATATCGGAAATAGACCTCGAACGTGGCATGAAACTTTAAGCCAAGTATTATGGGCATATCGAAATTCACCAAGGGGGTCAACAGTTACTTCGCCTTATAAATTGGTTTATGGCAATGATGCGGTGCTACCActagaaattaatttgaatactttGAGAGTATCTGACTTGCCAGTCGATGATTACTTGAATGCAATGTTTGATGAGTTGAATGAATTAGATTCAGAGCAAATCTTGGCACTTGAAAATATGATTCGACAAAAAGAAAGTGTTGCTCGAAGTTATAATCGTCGAATAAGAGAAAAGTGTTTCAGTATAGGTGAGTtggttttaaaatttattttgccaatggaaaagaaatcgaGATTTCTTGGCAAACAGTCCTATACTTTGGAGGGTCCTTTCCAAGTGATAGGATTGTATTTAGGAAATGCATATCGGATTAAAGATATCGAATCGGGAAATATAATTGACTCGATTAATGGAAAATACTTAAAGTAA
- the LOC112697186 gene encoding peroxidase 55, which produces MKKIWVVLVAMFMISVSKGEGKLVENFYGQTCPNVESIVTQAVTTKFHQTITTGQATLRLFFHDCFVQGCDASVMIASPNGDAEKDASENLSLAGDGFDTVIKAKAAVEASCPGVVSCADILALATRDVIALLGGPSYRVELGRRDGLVSKASSVDSNLPKASFNLNQLNKMFSKHNLTQTDMIALSGAHTVGFSHCNQFSNRLYSFQSSSHVDPTLDPNYAQQLKSDCPQQSVNPSVVIALDPQTSFTFDNLYYKNLVSGQGLLESDQTLFTDPASQATVVEFANNQNEFFVAFVAAMRKLGRVGVKTGNDGEIRRDCTTFNS; this is translated from the exons atgaagaagatatGGGTTGTGTTAGTGGCTATGTTCATGATTAGTGTGTCTAAAGGAGAAGGGAAATTAGTGGAGAATTTTTATGGTCAAACTTGTCCAAACGTTGAATCAATTGTGACACAGGCAGTTACCACTAAGTTTCATCAAACTATCACAACAGGACAAGCAACTCTGCGTTTGTTCTTCCATGACTGTTTTGTTCAG GGTTGTGATGCGTCAGTGATGATAGCGTCGCCAAATGGGGATGCAGAAAAGGATGCCTCAGAAAATCTCTCACTGGCAGGAGATGGCTTTGATACAGTTATTAAGGCCAAAGCCGCCGTTGAAGCCTCATGTCCTGGCGTTGTTTCTTGCGCAGACATTTTGGCACTCGCTACCAGAGATGTTATAGCCTTG CTTGGTGGGCCTTCATACAGAGTAGAACTTGGACGCAGAGATGGACTTGTTTCCAAGGCATCAAGTGTGGACTCTAACCTTCCGAAAGCAAGTTTCAACCTTAACCAACTAAACAAAATGTTCTCAAAACACAACCTCACCCAAACCGACATGATTGCGCTCTCAGGAGCACACACCGTTGGCTTCTCACACTGCAACCAATTCTCAAACCGTTTGTACTCCTTCCAATCCTCGTCCCACGTGGACCCCACCCTTGATCCAAACTATGCACAACAACTTAAATCAGATTGCCCTCAACAAAGCGTTAACCCAAGCGTCGTCATAGCTTTGGACCCCCAAACATCCTTCACTTTCGACAACTTGTATTACAAAAACTTGGTTTCCGGCCAAGGGCTGTTGGAATCAGACCAGACTCTGTTTACGGACCCGGCGTCGCAGGCTACGGTTGTTGAGTTTGCGAATAACCAGAATGAGTTCTTTGTGGCCTTTGTTGCGGCCATGAGGAAGCTTGGAAGGGTGGGTGTCAAGACTGGTAATGATGGAGAGATTAGAAGAGACTGTACAACATTCAATTCATGA